A single Drechmeria coniospora strain ARSEF 6962 chromosome 03, whole genome shotgun sequence DNA region contains:
- a CDS encoding outer membrane protein, translating into MVRDINPNGVELQEPFDKLRSDAHDVLQHARSMPEFQSAETRAKERRVGNIMADQMSMPMTVHEIHVSGASNIRRGFLDPIFSPLLSDSSDPPSNVGEVLSKLQTMSAKLSGLQILREPPEIYLSKSSQVDPSTSPSDVSISVGLRELGRFKLQTGTDVGNGEGSAYGSLLWRNMLGGAEMLTLNAKAGTRTRSAYSANVSAPVLSDPDRRVSLEGLASAAEKPWASHEEVVKGGSVRFSWLTAQRDTHSLEYSGAWRQITGLSDGASPTVRADAGDTIKSAIKHTFYRERRDNPQLPQDGYMLRSVLEVAGVGPLAGDVAFSKGELEMSGAVPIPLPGITERTGISIGGGLRMGLLYPLPVGFDLSGKAFPSRLNDRFLLGGPTDVRGFKLGGLGPRDGQDSVGGDVFAAGSANLLLPLPYQGPDSGLRFQLFANGGRLVALTKNGKGNEMETKMDSLGLTAKAARERMIDAIGNLLTGAPSMAAGVGLVYAHPVARFELNFSLPLILRRGEIGTKGLQLGVGINFL; encoded by the exons ATGGTGCGAGATATCAATCCAAACGGAGTAGAG CTCCAAGAACCGTTCGACAAGCTGCGTTCCGACGCCCACGATGTGCTCCAGCACGCAAGGTCTATGCCCGAGTTCCAATCGGCCGAAACCAGGGCCAAGGAACGTAGGGTTGGGAACATT ATGGCAGATCAGATGTCGATGCCAATGACGGTCCACGAAATCCACGTATCCGGCGCAAGCAATATTCGGCGCGGATTCCTTGATCCCATCTTTAGTCCCTTGCTTAGCGACAGCTCGGACCCGCCGTCGAATGTTGGCGAGGTGCTCTCCAAGCTGCAGACCATGAGCGCGAAGCTCTCTGGGTTGC AAATATTACGAGAGCCGCCGGAGATATATCTTTCGAAATCTAGCCAGGTGGATCCTTCTACAAGCCCGTCCGACGTCAGCATTTCCGTTGGCCTCCGTGAACTTGGGCGATTCAAGCTCCAGACCGGAACCGacgtcggcaacggcgaaGGCTCTGCGTACGGCTCCCTCTTGTGGCGGAATATGCTTGGCGGTGCCGAGATGCTCACGCTGAACGCCAAGGCGGGAACGCGGACGAGATCAGCGTACAGCGCCAACGTAAGCGCCCCGGTATTGAGCGACCCCGACAGGCGCGTCTCGCTGGAGGGCCTGGCGTCCGCGGCCGAGAAACCGTGGGCATCGCACGAAGAGGTTGTGAAAGGCGGCTCCGTACGGTTCTCGTGGCTCACCGCCCAACGCGACACCCATTCGTTGGAGTACTCCGGTGCGTGGCGCCAAATTACAGGATTGTCCGATGGCGCGAGCCCAACTGTGCgagccgatgccggcgatACGATCAAGAGCGCCATCAAGCACACCTTTTACAGAGAGCGACGGGATAACCCGCAGCTCCCGCAAGACGGATACATGCTGCGGTCAGTGCTGGAGGTGGCTGGAGTTGGACCGCTGGCAGGGGATGTTGCCTTCTCCAAGGGTGAGCTCGAAATGAGCGGTGCCGTCCCCATCCCCCTACCAGGAATCACCGAGCGGACGGGGATttccatcggcggcggcttgagAATGGGGTTGCTGTACCCGTTGCCGGTCGGCTTCGACCTCAGCGGCAAGGCTTTCCCGAGCCGGTTGAATGATCGCTTCCTGCTTGGTGGGCCAACTGACGTCCGTGGCTTCAAGCTTGGTGGACTAGGACCTCGCGACGGTCAGGACTCGGTCGGCGGAGATGTATTTGCCGCCGGAAGCGCAAACTTGCTCCTCCCGTTACCATACCAAGGCCCTGACTCCGGTTTGCGCTTCCAGCTGTTTGCCAATGGCGGTCGACTTGTCGCATTGACGAAAAATGGCAAAGGAAATGAGATGGAAACGAAGATGGACTCTCTTGGTCTCACTGCAAAGGCTGCCCGCGAACGCATGATCGATGCGATCGGCAACCTGCTGACAGGTGCCCCGAGCATGGCAGCTGGCGTGGGCCTTGTTTATGCGCACCCAGTGGCGAGGTTCGAACTGAATTTTAGTTTGCCGCTGATtctccgacgaggagagaTTGGAACAAAGGGACTGCAATTGGGCGTAGGAATCAATTTCTTGTAA
- a CDS encoding ubiquitin-conjugating enzyme: MGNRWHYVITGPEDTPYHGGQYWGTLMFPPNYPFAPPAIRMHTPSGRFQPSTRLCLSISDFHPKSFNPAWEVSTILIGLLSFMTSDEMTTGSVSTTATERKYLASRSRWWNSTGGGSHAKNPAQKGNVKAGDGGAKFRGEWPEVDAENWEWIKKNKLDPATGNRLDGENGSSCRPQLGIASPSGNQAQAVVDAVVQQRDAGRGWIYRNKLLVAGAAIFIYVLIARLVHGDGLA, from the coding sequence ATGGGAAATAGATGGCACTATGTCATTACCGGACCCGAAGACACTCCCTACCATGGGGGTCAATATTGGGGTACGCTCATGTTTCCTCCGAACTACCCGTTCGCACCGCCGGCCATTCGAATGCACACCCCCTCTGGTCGCTTTCAACCATCCACTCGACTCTGCCTCTCCATTTCCGATTTTCACCCCAAGTCGTTCAATCCCGCCTGGGAGGTGTCGACCATCCTCATCGGCCTCCTCTCCTTCATGACGAGCGACGAGATGACGACGGGCtccgtctcgacgacggcgacggagagaAAATATCTCGCCTCGCGTTCTCGGTGGTGGAACtcgaccggcggcggctcacACGCCAAGAACCCGGCGCAGAAGGGCAACGTCAAGGCGGGCGACGGGGGGGCCAAGTTTCGCGGCGAGTGGCCCGAGGTTGACGCGGAGAACTGGGAATGGATCAAGAAGAACAAGCTTGATCCGGCGACAGGAAACCGTTTGGACGGAGAGAACGGCTCATCATGCCGGCCTCAGCTCGGGATAGCGAGCCCAAGCGGAAACCAAGCTCAAGCAGTCGTGGACGCTGTGGTGCAGCAGCGCGATGCTGGCCGCGGCTGGATATACCGGAACAAGCTGCTTGTTGCTGGTGCCGCTATTTTCATTTACGTCCTCATCGCAAGGTTGGTTCATGGTGATGGCTTGGCTTAG